One segment of Streptomyces sp. NBC_00576 DNA contains the following:
- a CDS encoding DUF397 domain-containing protein: MTNPLPWQKSSFSEGGDGNTCVEIADACTHIAIRDSKDPARGTLTFPPRAFATFVEVLKRDTSGTAT, translated from the coding sequence GTGACAAATCCCCTCCCCTGGCAGAAGTCCTCCTTCTCCGAGGGAGGTGACGGGAACACCTGCGTGGAGATAGCGGATGCATGCACCCACATAGCCATACGCGACTCCAAGGATCCGGCCCGGGGCACGCTCACCTTCCCGCCCAGGGCCTTCGCCACGTTCGTTGAGGTACTCAAGAGGGACACTTCAGGCACGGCCACCTGA
- a CDS encoding acyl-CoA dehydrogenase family protein: MDHKLSPELEELRRTVEAFAHDVVAPKIGDFYERHEFPYEIVREMARMGLFGLPFPEEYGGMGGDYLALGIALEELARVDSSVAITLEAGVSLGAMPIHLFGTEEQKREWLPQLCAGEILGAFGLTEPDGGSDAGATRTTARLDPDTDEWVINGTKCFITNSGTDITGFVTVTALTGRKADGKPRISAILVPSGTPGFTVAAPYSKVGWNASDTRELSFSDVRVPAANLVGEEGRGYAQFLRILDEGRIAIAALATGLAQGCVDESVKYAKERHAFGRPIGANQAIQFKIADMEMKAHTSRLAWRDAASRLVTGEPFKKEAALAKLYSSTIAVDNARDATQIHGGYGFMNEYPVARMWRDSKILEIGEGTSEVQRMLIARELGLVG; this comes from the coding sequence ATGGACCACAAGCTCTCCCCCGAACTGGAAGAACTGCGCCGTACGGTCGAGGCGTTCGCGCACGACGTCGTGGCCCCGAAGATCGGTGACTTCTACGAGCGGCACGAGTTCCCGTACGAGATCGTCCGCGAGATGGCCAGGATGGGCCTGTTCGGACTGCCGTTCCCCGAGGAGTACGGCGGTATGGGCGGCGACTATCTGGCGCTGGGCATCGCGCTGGAGGAGTTGGCGCGGGTCGACTCGTCGGTGGCGATCACCCTGGAGGCGGGGGTGTCGCTGGGCGCGATGCCCATCCACCTGTTCGGCACGGAGGAACAGAAGCGGGAGTGGCTTCCGCAGCTGTGCGCCGGCGAGATCCTGGGCGCGTTCGGGCTGACGGAACCGGACGGCGGCTCGGACGCGGGAGCGACGCGGACGACGGCCCGGCTGGACCCCGACACCGACGAATGGGTGATCAACGGCACGAAGTGCTTCATCACCAACTCGGGTACGGACATCACGGGCTTCGTTACGGTGACGGCGCTGACGGGCCGCAAGGCGGACGGCAAGCCGCGTATCTCCGCGATCCTCGTCCCGTCCGGGACGCCGGGCTTCACGGTCGCGGCGCCGTACTCGAAGGTCGGCTGGAACGCGTCGGACACACGGGAGCTGTCCTTCTCGGACGTGCGGGTCCCGGCGGCGAACCTGGTCGGCGAGGAGGGTCGCGGCTACGCCCAGTTCCTCCGCATCCTCGACGAGGGGCGCATCGCGATCGCGGCCCTGGCGACCGGACTTGCCCAGGGCTGCGTGGACGAGTCGGTGAAGTACGCCAAGGAACGGCACGCGTTCGGGCGGCCCATCGGCGCGAACCAGGCGATCCAGTTCAAGATCGCGGACATGGAGATGAAGGCCCACACGTCCCGCCTGGCCTGGCGGGACGCGGCCTCCCGGCTGGTGACTGGCGAGCCCTTCAAGAAGGAAGCAGCCCTGGCCAAGCTGTACTCGTCCACGATCGCGGTGGACAACGCCCGTGACGCGACCCAGATCCACGGCGGCTACGGCTTCATGAACGAGTATCCGGTGGCCCGGATGTGGCGCGACTCGAAGATCCTGGAGATCGGAGAGGGCACGAGCGAGGTCCAACGGATGCTTATCGCACGGGAGTTGGGGTTGGTGGGCTGA
- a CDS encoding acetyl/propionyl/methylcrotonyl-CoA carboxylase subunit alpha — MFDTVLVANRGEIAVRVIRTLRALGVRSVAVYSDADADARHVREADTAVRIGPAAASESYLSVPRILEAAARTGAQAVHPGYGFLAENASFARACTEAGLAFIGPTADAISLMGDKIRAKETVRAAGVPVVPGSSGSGLTDAELADAAREIGMPVLLKPSAGGGGKGMRLVRDEAELAEEIAAARREARASFGDDTLLVERWVDRPRHIEIQVLADAHGNVVHLGERECSLQRRHQKLIEEAPSVLLDERTRSAMGEAAVQAARSCGYEGAGTVEFIVPGSDPSSYYFMEMNTRLQVEHPVTELVTGLDLVEWQLRVAAGEPLGFGQEDVRLTGHAVEARICAETVSVRAGARGFLPSGGTVLALREPSGDGVRTDSGLTEGTEVGSLYDPMLSKVIAYGPDRPTALRKLRAALAETVTLGVPTNAGFLRRLLAHPAVVAGELDTGLVEREVDSLVPDGVPEEVYEAAAAVRLEALRPQATGGGWTDPFAVPSGWRLGGTPKALAFELRVTGLEPVTHLLHGTHNTVTDDQVSVVLDGIRHTFHRAGDWLGRDGDAWQVRDHDPVAASLTGAAHSGADSLTAPMPGTVTVVKVAVGDEVAAGQSLLVVEAMKMEHVIAAPHAGTVAELDVTPGTTVAMDQVLAVITPAKSLAESLAEEEK; from the coding sequence ATGTTCGACACAGTCCTTGTGGCCAACCGGGGCGAGATCGCCGTACGCGTCATCCGTACGCTGCGCGCCCTCGGTGTGCGCTCGGTCGCCGTGTACTCGGACGCCGACGCGGACGCCCGGCACGTCCGGGAGGCCGACACGGCGGTACGGATCGGACCGGCGGCAGCATCGGAGAGCTATCTGTCCGTCCCCCGCATCCTGGAGGCCGCCGCCCGCACGGGCGCACAGGCGGTGCACCCCGGGTACGGCTTCCTCGCCGAGAACGCTTCCTTCGCGCGCGCGTGCACCGAGGCGGGGCTGGCGTTCATCGGCCCCACGGCGGACGCGATCTCCCTCATGGGCGACAAGATCCGCGCCAAGGAGACGGTCCGCGCGGCCGGGGTCCCGGTGGTCCCCGGGTCGAGCGGCAGCGGGCTCACGGACGCCGAACTGGCCGACGCGGCACGGGAGATCGGCATGCCGGTACTGCTCAAGCCGAGTGCGGGCGGGGGCGGCAAGGGCATGCGGCTGGTGCGGGACGAGGCCGAGCTGGCGGAGGAGATCGCCGCCGCGCGGCGCGAGGCCCGCGCCTCCTTCGGTGACGACACACTCCTCGTCGAACGGTGGGTCGACCGGCCCCGGCACATCGAGATCCAGGTCCTGGCCGACGCCCACGGGAACGTCGTACACCTGGGCGAGCGCGAGTGTTCGCTCCAGCGGCGCCACCAGAAGCTCATCGAGGAGGCGCCCAGTGTGCTCCTCGACGAGCGGACCCGGTCCGCGATGGGCGAGGCGGCGGTCCAGGCGGCGCGCTCGTGCGGGTACGAGGGCGCGGGCACGGTCGAGTTCATCGTCCCTGGCAGCGACCCCTCCTCGTACTACTTCATGGAGATGAACACCCGCCTCCAGGTGGAGCACCCGGTGACGGAGCTGGTCACCGGCCTCGACCTGGTGGAGTGGCAGCTGCGCGTGGCGGCGGGCGAGCCGCTCGGCTTCGGGCAGGAGGACGTACGACTCACCGGGCACGCGGTCGAGGCCCGTATCTGCGCGGAAACGGTGTCCGTGCGGGCGGGTGCGCGGGGCTTCCTGCCGTCCGGCGGCACGGTGCTCGCCCTGCGCGAACCCTCCGGTGACGGCGTCCGCACCGACTCGGGACTGACCGAGGGCACGGAGGTCGGTTCGCTGTACGACCCGATGCTGTCCAAGGTGATCGCGTACGGCCCCGACCGCCCGACGGCGCTCAGGAAACTCCGGGCGGCCCTCGCGGAGACGGTCACCCTGGGCGTGCCAACGAACGCCGGGTTCCTGCGCCGGCTCCTGGCCCATCCGGCGGTCGTGGCGGGCGAGTTGGACACGGGGCTGGTGGAACGCGAGGTGGACTCCCTCGTACCGGACGGGGTGCCGGAGGAGGTGTACGAGGCGGCGGCGGCCGTACGCCTGGAGGCACTGCGGCCGCAGGCGACGGGGGGCGGCTGGACCGACCCCTTCGCCGTGCCCAGCGGTTGGCGGCTGGGGGGCACGCCGAAGGCACTGGCCTTCGAGCTACGGGTGACAGGACTTGAACCCGTCACCCACCTTCTGCACGGCACGCACAACACGGTCACCGACGACCAGGTGTCCGTGGTCCTGGACGGTATCCGCCACACCTTCCACCGCGCCGGCGACTGGCTGGGCCGCGACGGCGACGCCTGGCAGGTGCGCGACCACGACCCCGTGGCCGCCTCCCTGACCGGCGCCGCGCACTCCGGCGCGGACTCGCTCACCGCGCCGATGCCCGGCACGGTGACGGTGGTGAAGGTGGCGGTCGGGGACGAAGTCGCCGCCGGTCAGAGCCTGTTGGTGGTCGAGGCGATGAAGATGGAGCACGTCATCGCCGCCCCGCACGCGGGCACCGTCGCCGAGCTGGACGTCACCCCGGGCACGACGGTCGCCATGGACCAGGTTCTCGCCGTGATCACCCCCGCGAAGTCCTTGGCCGAGTCCTTGGCAGAGGAGGAGAAATGA
- a CDS encoding polyprenyl synthetase family protein, with amino-acid sequence MGATEKGAGAAVGAVDAVAAVVRGDAALLEDDLAEFLGSLTAPAAASSQSVQSVRSVYEAALRRSLYEPVADAVGSKVGQEALPPAAGAPGGNRAPLRPSMVYWAYRNYRGFPHETGNEAFSADLAVVRRAAVAVRVMLKAFVAIDDIQDGSDVRYGEPALHVTHGVPLALNTGSWLIAAVLRHAADPAVVDSLVRAVESGFTGQAVDLSTRTAQTRAELIAAPLEERVAYWESLAALKTGTLFRMPLDSALAGLRVVEDEQHILDAAMRQLGLASQLFNDLTDFVPEFGGGRIHEDYDGLSNRVFLELLDPESSQLSLSGERLKSYVLGHPKLESTLLALAAEAVRLKRDAKESVYRVCRSDLSAAYFDLTIERKGHLIDRLHETLQQRSGA; translated from the coding sequence ATGGGTGCCACGGAGAAGGGTGCTGGCGCGGCTGTGGGAGCGGTGGACGCGGTAGCGGCGGTGGTGCGGGGCGATGCGGCTCTGCTGGAGGATGATCTGGCCGAGTTTCTCGGTTCGCTGACCGCTCCTGCGGCGGCCTCCTCGCAGTCCGTGCAGTCGGTCCGATCCGTGTACGAGGCCGCCCTGCGACGCTCCCTCTACGAACCCGTCGCCGATGCCGTCGGATCCAAGGTGGGGCAGGAGGCGTTGCCGCCGGCTGCCGGGGCGCCCGGCGGCAACCGGGCTCCGCTGCGGCCGTCGATGGTGTACTGGGCCTACCGCAACTACCGGGGTTTCCCCCACGAGACCGGGAACGAGGCGTTCTCGGCGGACCTGGCGGTCGTCCGGCGGGCGGCCGTGGCCGTACGGGTCATGCTGAAGGCCTTCGTCGCGATCGACGACATCCAGGACGGCAGCGACGTCCGCTACGGCGAACCCGCGCTCCATGTCACCCATGGCGTACCGCTCGCGCTCAACACCGGGTCCTGGCTGATCGCGGCCGTCCTGCGGCACGCGGCCGATCCCGCTGTCGTGGACAGTCTGGTGCGCGCCGTCGAAAGCGGCTTCACCGGGCAGGCCGTCGACCTGTCCACCCGTACGGCACAGACCCGCGCCGAGCTGATCGCCGCGCCCCTCGAAGAGCGCGTGGCCTACTGGGAGTCCCTGGCCGCCCTCAAGACCGGCACCCTCTTCCGGATGCCGCTCGACTCGGCACTCGCGGGCCTGCGTGTCGTCGAGGACGAGCAGCACATCCTGGACGCCGCCATGCGCCAACTCGGCCTGGCGAGCCAGCTGTTCAACGACCTCACCGACTTCGTACCCGAGTTCGGCGGCGGCAGGATCCACGAGGACTACGACGGGCTGAGCAACCGGGTCTTCCTCGAACTGCTCGACCCGGAGTCGTCCCAGCTGTCACTCTCGGGGGAGCGGCTCAAGTCGTACGTCCTCGGTCATCCCAAACTTGAGTCCACGCTCCTCGCTCTCGCCGCCGAAGCGGTCCGGCTGAAGCGCGACGCCAAGGAGAGCGTGTACCGCGTGTGCCGTTCCGACCTCAGCGCGGCCTACTTCGACCTCACCATCGAACGCAAGGGCCACCTCATCGACCGTCTCCACGAGACGCTTCAGCAGCGGAGCGGCGCATGA
- a CDS encoding helix-turn-helix domain-containing protein, with the protein MAPRSRPSARQVRLGTELRRMREAAGLKAREAAGLLSSTSAQMSQVEAGLAGVSEERVRRLAAHYACADDALVNALVAMVTDRTQGWWEEFQGLLPPAFSDVAELEHHATFLHEVVITHVPGLLQTPDYARAVFGYMVPRLPESELTPRVRHRMNRRAVIERDPPVPYRTVVHEAALRIRVADRKVMLAQLHKILGEMERGHVTVRVVPFDTDGFAGASAAMMHLGGPLPRLDTVLRDSPSGTAFLDAESQLDRFRTLFRKVEKAALDPAQSRDFIHRLAKEL; encoded by the coding sequence GTGGCACCGAGGAGCCGACCGAGCGCACGGCAGGTGCGCCTGGGTACCGAACTGCGCAGGATGCGGGAAGCCGCCGGGCTGAAGGCCCGCGAAGCGGCGGGGCTACTCAGTTCGACTTCGGCCCAGATGAGCCAGGTGGAGGCCGGCCTGGCCGGAGTGAGCGAGGAACGCGTACGCCGCCTGGCCGCTCACTACGCGTGCGCCGACGATGCCCTGGTCAATGCACTGGTGGCGATGGTCACCGACCGTACGCAGGGCTGGTGGGAGGAGTTCCAGGGCCTCCTGCCGCCGGCCTTCTCGGATGTCGCCGAGTTGGAGCATCACGCGACGTTCCTTCACGAAGTCGTCATTACCCACGTACCGGGCTTGTTGCAGACCCCGGACTACGCCCGCGCGGTCTTCGGCTACATGGTCCCGCGGTTGCCCGAGAGCGAGCTGACTCCGCGAGTCCGGCACCGGATGAACCGGCGAGCCGTCATCGAACGCGATCCCCCGGTTCCGTACAGGACCGTCGTCCACGAAGCCGCTCTGCGCATCCGTGTGGCCGACCGCAAGGTGATGCTGGCCCAACTGCACAAGATCCTGGGCGAGATGGAGCGGGGTCACGTCACCGTACGTGTTGTCCCCTTCGACACGGACGGGTTCGCCGGAGCGAGCGCCGCGATGATGCATCTGGGCGGCCCGCTCCCCCGCCTGGACACGGTGCTTCGCGACTCGCCCAGCGGCACGGCGTTCCTGGATGCCGAGTCCCAACTGGACCGCTTTCGAACGCTCTTCCGTAAGGTGGAGAAGGCAGCGCTAGACCCGGCACAGTCGCGGGACTTCATCCACCGTTTGGCGAAGGAACTGTGA
- a CDS encoding ATP-binding protein has product MPENEGTAPAANEPWEYVLHIPHDLRAVTVCRRTVRLILTMHGLIRLSDVAELLATELVSNAVRHTKGPVALRLRMRDGFLRVGAWDADPEPPAPPPSVESLAQLTHMEEGRGLALISSCADLWGWQPLSRDGRRGKYVWGDLAAA; this is encoded by the coding sequence ATGCCCGAAAACGAAGGAACCGCCCCCGCCGCGAACGAACCCTGGGAGTACGTCCTCCACATCCCGCACGACCTCCGCGCCGTCACCGTCTGCCGCCGTACTGTCCGCCTCATCCTCACGATGCACGGCCTGATCCGCCTCAGCGACGTCGCCGAGCTCCTCGCGACCGAACTGGTCAGCAACGCCGTACGCCACACCAAGGGCCCCGTCGCCCTGCGCCTGCGCATGCGCGACGGCTTCCTGCGCGTAGGAGCATGGGATGCCGACCCCGAACCGCCCGCGCCGCCGCCCTCGGTAGAGTCGTTGGCGCAGCTCACGCACATGGAGGAAGGGCGCGGCCTGGCCTTGATCAGTTCCTGCGCGGACCTGTGGGGCTGGCAGCCGCTGAGCAGAGATGGCCGTCGCGGCAAGTACGTATGGGGTGACCTCGCTGCGGCGTAG
- a CDS encoding biliverdin-producing heme oxygenase, translated as MTTAPVTVVERLRASTRDRHDALEATPFASAMIAGTLPIERYVGQLAAYRVVLTALEGALSRVTGPSAESVWSPDLVKLPLIERDLVYFADLGTAPGSWAAEEAEKFAAEIRQWAAVSDLHTRPSLPSLIGFLYVMEGSTLGALFLHPYVTTAYRLPGTDGVAYYTSGDRDRWARFTARMNQALTDPEAQDQVVAAAHSAYRHAAAITAALSVDLSPPTPTPVR; from the coding sequence ATGACGACGGCGCCGGTCACGGTGGTCGAGCGGCTGCGTGCGAGCACCCGCGACCGGCACGACGCGCTGGAAGCCACCCCCTTCGCGAGCGCGATGATTGCCGGGACACTTCCCATCGAGCGGTACGTCGGCCAACTCGCCGCCTATCGGGTGGTGTTGACGGCTCTGGAAGGTGCGCTCTCCCGAGTCACGGGCCCGTCCGCCGAGTCGGTGTGGTCGCCCGACCTCGTGAAACTTCCCCTCATCGAGCGTGACTTGGTCTACTTCGCGGACCTCGGCACCGCGCCCGGCTCCTGGGCGGCCGAGGAAGCGGAAAAGTTCGCCGCGGAGATACGGCAGTGGGCCGCGGTGTCCGACCTCCACACCCGCCCCTCCCTCCCCTCCCTCATAGGGTTCCTCTATGTCATGGAGGGCTCAACGCTCGGCGCCCTCTTCCTCCACCCGTACGTCACCACCGCCTACCGTCTGCCCGGCACGGACGGCGTCGCCTACTACACCAGCGGCGACCGCGACCGCTGGGCCCGCTTCACCGCCCGTATGAACCAGGCACTCACCGACCCGGAGGCACAGGACCAGGTCGTCGCGGCAGCCCACAGCGCCTACCGGCACGCCGCCGCGATCACCGCAGCACTCTCGGTGGACCTCAGCCCACCAACCCCAACTCCCGTGCGATAA
- a CDS encoding hydroxymethylglutaryl-CoA lyase, which yields MTLPMVVPAPGLPARVRIHEVGARDGLQNEKSTVPTEVKAEFIRRLADAGLTTIEATSFVHPKWVPQLADAEQLFPLVSDLSELKVALPVLVPNQRGLDRALALGAKRVAVFASATESFAKANLNRTLDESLAVFEPVVRRAKAEGAHVRGYVSMCFGDPWEGAVPLHQVVRVCAALRDMGCDELSLGDTIGVATPGHVLELLSSLNEQGVPTNVLGVHFHDTYGQALANTYAALEHGVTTVDASAGGLGGCPFARSATGNLATEDLVWMLQGLGIETGVDLGRLVATSTWMADRLGRPSPSRTVRALSHKDSEESMESQEQ from the coding sequence ATGACGCTCCCCATGGTCGTACCGGCCCCGGGTCTGCCCGCGCGGGTCAGGATCCACGAGGTCGGCGCGCGTGACGGCCTGCAGAACGAGAAGTCGACCGTGCCGACGGAGGTGAAGGCGGAGTTCATCCGCCGACTGGCCGACGCGGGCCTGACGACGATCGAGGCGACCAGCTTCGTCCACCCCAAGTGGGTGCCCCAACTCGCCGACGCGGAGCAGCTGTTCCCACTCGTCAGCGATCTGAGCGAGCTGAAGGTGGCGCTCCCGGTCCTGGTCCCGAACCAGCGCGGCCTGGACCGGGCGCTGGCGCTGGGAGCGAAGCGGGTCGCCGTGTTCGCCAGTGCCACGGAGTCCTTCGCCAAGGCCAACCTCAACCGCACGCTCGACGAGTCGCTCGCGGTGTTCGAGCCGGTGGTGCGGCGGGCGAAGGCCGAGGGAGCGCACGTACGCGGCTATGTGTCGATGTGTTTCGGCGATCCCTGGGAGGGGGCGGTCCCGCTCCACCAGGTGGTGCGGGTCTGCGCGGCGCTGCGGGACATGGGCTGCGACGAGCTGAGCCTGGGAGACACGATCGGCGTCGCCACCCCCGGCCATGTCCTGGAACTGCTCTCCTCCCTCAACGAACAGGGTGTGCCGACGAACGTGCTCGGCGTGCACTTCCACGACACCTACGGCCAGGCGCTGGCCAACACGTACGCGGCGCTGGAGCACGGCGTCACGACGGTCGACGCGTCGGCGGGCGGCCTCGGGGGCTGCCCGTTCGCCAGGTCCGCGACCGGCAACCTGGCCACCGAGGACCTGGTGTGGATGCTCCAGGGTCTCGGCATCGAGACCGGAGTCGACCTCGGCAGGCTCGTCGCCACGAGCACCTGGATGGCCGACCGACTGGGCCGGCCGAGCCCGTCCCGCACCGTACGAGCCCTTTCTCACAAGGATTCCGAGGAATCCATGGAATCCCAGGAGCAGTGA